One window of Candidatus Marinarcus aquaticus genomic DNA carries:
- the trpS gene encoding tryptophan--tRNA ligase has protein sequence MRILSGIQPSGTIHIGNYFGMIKKMIESQDDGELFAFIASYHAMTSLKDKEALENNIMEAAINFLALGMDPEKSTFWVQHDVKEVLELYWILSNHTSMGLLERAHSYKDKTAKGIQANHGLFSYPVLMAADILLYDSNIVPVGKDQIQHVEMTRDIATSFNNVYGEIFTMPEAKVDEVLQTVPGTDGAKMSKSYGNTIDMFGTAKKVKKQVMGIVTDSTPLEEAKDYISCNVYKLCELFMNQDELTQMQKRYATPGEGYGHFKLALLDKINDHFSPYSEKREYYLNHKDEVREILAHGANKARKIAQAKMEQIREVVGLNY, from the coding sequence TTGAGAATTTTATCAGGTATTCAACCATCTGGAACGATTCACATTGGTAATTATTTTGGAATGATTAAAAAAATGATTGAATCACAAGATGACGGAGAGTTGTTTGCATTTATTGCTTCATATCACGCCATGACTTCATTGAAAGATAAAGAAGCATTAGAAAACAACATCATGGAAGCGGCTATTAACTTTTTAGCATTGGGAATGGACCCAGAGAAATCAACATTTTGGGTACAACACGATGTCAAAGAGGTATTAGAGCTTTATTGGATCCTCTCAAATCACACCTCTATGGGACTTCTTGAACGAGCCCACTCATACAAAGATAAAACAGCTAAAGGCATTCAAGCCAATCATGGCTTGTTTTCATACCCTGTATTGATGGCTGCAGACATTTTACTCTATGATTCAAATATTGTGCCTGTTGGGAAAGATCAAATCCAGCACGTCGAGATGACACGAGACATTGCCACCAGCTTTAACAATGTCTATGGTGAAATTTTTACCATGCCAGAAGCCAAAGTGGATGAAGTGTTGCAAACCGTACCTGGTACCGATGGCGCAAAAATGTCCAAATCCTATGGAAACACCATTGATATGTTTGGAACAGCTAAAAAAGTGAAAAAGCAGGTCATGGGGATTGTAACAGACTCTACGCCACTTGAAGAAGCCAAAGATTATATCTCGTGTAATGTCTATAAACTGTGTGAACTCTTTATGAATCAAGATGAATTAACCCAAATGCAAAAAAGATATGCCACACCGGGCGAAGGGTATGGTCACTTTAAACTCGCACTGTTAGATAAAATCAATGATCACTTCAGTCCTTATAGTGAAAAAAGAGAGTACTACTTAAATCACAAAGATGAAGTACGAGAGATTTTAGCTCACGGTGCAAACAAAGCACGTAAAATTGCGCAAGCAAAAATGGAGCAAATCCGAGAAGTAGTCGGCTTAAATTATTAA
- a CDS encoding FmdE family protein has product MNYPSFYDEIPTITLQDALSEFLGAFEEGIIEFSYLDIVKSAGHSCPTVLGAYLMTQQALKRLYNNEIPKRGEIKVAFKEDANEGVAGVIANVIQHITGATQLNGFKGIAGHYDRRHLMSFNANISSMARFTRRDTNKSVEVMYVPSKVLPHESMSELMQKCIAHQATKVEEKRFGELWQKRVEMISQRVDEVIEVFES; this is encoded by the coding sequence ATGAACTACCCCTCATTTTATGATGAGATACCCACCATCACCCTTCAAGATGCTTTATCAGAGTTTTTAGGTGCCTTTGAAGAGGGCATCATCGAGTTTTCTTATTTAGATATTGTTAAAAGTGCAGGGCACTCTTGTCCGACTGTATTGGGTGCTTATTTGATGACACAACAAGCACTTAAAAGACTCTATAATAATGAAATCCCTAAACGAGGTGAAATTAAAGTTGCTTTTAAAGAGGATGCTAATGAAGGTGTTGCAGGCGTTATAGCCAATGTTATTCAACACATCACTGGTGCTACGCAACTCAACGGTTTTAAAGGTATTGCGGGTCATTATGACCGACGACATTTGATGTCATTTAATGCCAATATCTCTTCAATGGCTCGATTTACAAGACGTGATACCAATAAAAGTGTGGAGGTAATGTACGTGCCCTCTAAAGTATTGCCTCACGAAAGCATGTCTGAATTAATGCAAAAATGCATTGCACATCAAGCCACCAAAGTTGAAGAAAAAAGATTTGGTGAACTGTGGCAAAAAAGAGTAGAAATGATTTCTCAAAGAGTGGATGAGGTCATTGAAGTTTTTGAATCGTAG
- a CDS encoding class I SAM-dependent DNA methyltransferase, translating to MGLNLYAKVESYLDFEEEVRQLHKAFLGLLYERQPQSVIDIGCGQGAFLQHLQTNGVKAFGIDLSSEQIKVCQAKGLAAQCLSLEEVSQTFDCATAIFDVINYIPKQHLKIFFEQSYLVLNQGGTFVFDVNSLFGFQEVAQGSLNINLDDKFIAIDALFEQNILRTDITLFSLQKSGLYSKEQDFIEQYYHTTKELKTLLESVGFAVESVVNFNLHGYEESDKLIFVCKKS from the coding sequence ATGGGTCTGAATCTCTACGCCAAAGTTGAATCGTACTTAGACTTTGAAGAGGAAGTACGACAGCTTCATAAAGCCTTCTTAGGGCTTTTGTATGAACGACAACCTCAAAGTGTGATTGACATTGGTTGTGGTCAAGGGGCATTTTTACAACACCTACAAACAAACGGTGTAAAAGCCTTTGGGATTGACTTAAGCAGTGAACAAATCAAAGTTTGTCAAGCCAAAGGACTAGCTGCACAGTGCCTTTCTTTGGAAGAAGTTTCTCAAACTTTTGATTGTGCCACAGCTATTTTCGATGTGATCAATTATATCCCGAAACAACATCTCAAAATATTTTTTGAACAAAGCTATCTTGTTTTGAATCAAGGCGGAACATTCGTTTTTGATGTAAACTCTCTTTTTGGATTTCAAGAAGTCGCTCAAGGCAGTTTGAACATCAATTTGGATGATAAATTTATTGCCATTGATGCCCTTTTTGAACAGAACATATTACGAACAGATATTACGCTTTTCTCTTTGCAAAAAAGTGGACTTTATTCAAAAGAGCAAGATTTTATAGAACAGTATTATCACACCACTAAAGAGCTTAAAACACTGCTTGAAAGTGTCGGTTTTGCAGTGGAGTCGGTTGTCAATTTTAACTTGCATGGCTATGAGGAGAGTGATAAATTAATATTTGTTTGTAAAAAATCCTAA
- a CDS encoding type III pantothenate kinase, whose protein sequence is MILCDIGNSTFHFYINEKERKFFLHEELPSLNETICFISVNDKATAKLLSRYPNAINLEHYVKFETQYVGMGIDRKVACLGLRDGVIVDAGSAITVDVMKEGTHQGGFILPGIRKLKETYAQISPKLDFDLALKQNFDKIPQNTKDAISYSILKAIVLPIQEIAHNQTVVLTGGDASLLHEYIQNSTCKNELIFENMKGIIDANSCIA, encoded by the coding sequence ATGATTTTATGTGATATTGGAAACAGCACATTCCATTTTTATATCAATGAAAAAGAGCGAAAGTTTTTTTTACACGAAGAGCTTCCCAGCTTAAATGAAACCATCTGTTTTATCAGTGTGAACGATAAAGCTACCGCAAAACTTTTAAGCCGTTATCCCAATGCCATAAATTTAGAGCATTATGTAAAGTTTGAAACGCAATATGTGGGCATGGGCATTGACAGAAAAGTGGCTTGTTTAGGCTTACGTGATGGTGTGATTGTAGATGCAGGCAGTGCCATTACGGTTGATGTGATGAAAGAGGGAACACATCAAGGGGGATTTATCTTGCCTGGTATTCGAAAACTGAAAGAGACCTACGCCCAAATCTCCCCCAAACTTGATTTTGATTTGGCTCTAAAGCAAAACTTCGATAAAATACCACAAAATACAAAAGACGCTATTTCTTACTCAATTTTAAAAGCGATCGTGTTACCTATACAAGAAATCGCTCACAATCAAACTGTCGTGTTAACGGGTGGAGATGCTTCACTTTTACATGAATACATACAAAACAGTACGTGCAAAAATGAGTTAATATTTGAGAACATGAAAGGGATTATAGATGCTAACAGTTGCATTGCCTAA
- the hisG gene encoding ATP phosphoribosyltransferase — MLTVALPKGRIAEQTLEKFEKAFGEKFIFEDRKLILKKAGFTFLNVRNQDVPTYVMYGAADLGVVGLDVLEEKEYDLIKLLDLQLGQCKVAIGLKAGEELDWTKSQIKVATKHEKIAKKYFEQKAMAVEVIKLYGSIELAPLVGLSDCIVDIVETGTTMKQNGLEVGPTIMESSVYLISNKNSFYSKKDTILDLREKIEATL, encoded by the coding sequence ATGCTAACAGTTGCATTGCCTAAAGGAAGAATTGCTGAACAAACGTTAGAGAAGTTTGAGAAAGCATTTGGTGAAAAGTTTATCTTTGAAGACAGAAAACTGATTTTAAAAAAAGCAGGATTTACTTTTTTAAATGTACGAAACCAAGACGTGCCAACATATGTGATGTATGGTGCAGCAGATTTAGGTGTGGTTGGGCTTGATGTTTTAGAAGAGAAAGAGTACGACTTGATTAAACTTTTAGATTTACAATTGGGACAATGTAAAGTGGCCATAGGTCTAAAAGCGGGAGAAGAGCTGGATTGGACTAAGAGTCAAATCAAAGTCGCAACCAAACATGAGAAGATTGCAAAAAAATATTTTGAACAAAAAGCGATGGCCGTGGAAGTGATTAAACTCTATGGTTCAATTGAACTTGCACCATTGGTGGGGTTAAGTGATTGTATCGTGGATATTGTTGAAACAGGTACCACCATGAAACAAAATGGACTGGAAGTGGGACCAACCATTATGGAGAGTTCGGTGTATCTTATTTCTAATAAAAACTCTTTTTATTCTAAAAAAGATACCATTTTAGACCTAAGAGAAAAAATAGAAGCCACACTCTAA
- a CDS encoding methyl-accepting chemotaxis protein → MKSLKTKMLLLTVIPLFCGIGIMSILSYVKTSSMLSNTLVEFENAIIQEKQSLIRNELIVAQSLIETTLKNNTNKEAAKAEVIRLLSGLRYLKDKSGYFFAYEEKSDGFYFGFHGTKPQLNDQKTDINQPDIKGYAFRQDLIKNAQEEKYVKYYYKRPNSDLIIPKIASSVYIPELNWVLVTGIYVDNIEKQMNLIKDEINSQINESLLIAFISTAVLIIVTTLMVLPLVKRVIIDPIFEFQTGLKGFFKYLNKTSDSVKPIQLSTQDELGRMAAAVNENIVLVQKNLDEDAKLINTTIDVLGKFQEGDLSQRLNVQVSNPSLVKLQSVLNNMAQNLEENIDNVLVVLEKYTKYDYRPKVNIVGLQKHLLKLAQSVNNLGESTTQMLIHDKKNGLALEKSSASLLSNVDNLNESANEAASSLEETAAALEQMTANIRSNTQNIAEMANLANEVTSSANSGARLANETTTAMENIDEQVIAINEAITVIDQIAFQTNILSLNAAVEAATAGEAGKGFAVVAQEVRNLASRSAEAAKEIKNMVENATNKANQGKNIAEEMIDGYKHLNERISHTIELIKDVENSSKEQLSGIEQINSAVSQLDLQTQENAAIASGTKEIAMSTDEMAKLIVYHANKKEFDGKDEIKSEEE, encoded by the coding sequence ATGAAGTCACTAAAGACGAAAATGTTATTGTTAACCGTTATTCCACTTTTTTGTGGGATAGGTATTATGTCTATTCTAAGTTATGTAAAAACCAGTTCAATGTTGAGTAATACACTTGTTGAATTTGAAAATGCAATCATTCAAGAAAAACAGTCTTTGATTCGAAATGAGTTGATTGTTGCTCAATCTCTTATAGAAACCACCCTTAAAAACAATACCAATAAAGAGGCTGCAAAAGCAGAAGTGATTCGATTGTTAAGTGGTCTGCGATATTTAAAAGATAAAAGTGGATACTTTTTTGCATATGAAGAGAAATCAGATGGTTTTTATTTTGGTTTTCATGGAACCAAACCTCAGTTAAATGATCAAAAAACGGACATCAACCAACCCGATATCAAAGGGTATGCATTTCGACAAGATTTGATTAAAAATGCGCAAGAAGAGAAGTATGTAAAATACTACTATAAGCGACCAAATAGTGATTTAATTATTCCTAAAATTGCATCGTCTGTTTATATTCCCGAATTAAACTGGGTATTGGTTACGGGTATTTATGTGGACAACATTGAAAAACAGATGAATTTGATTAAGGATGAAATTAACAGCCAAATCAATGAGTCTTTACTCATTGCATTTATCTCAACAGCAGTGTTGATTATTGTGACCACACTGATGGTGCTTCCATTGGTTAAACGCGTTATCATTGACCCTATTTTTGAATTCCAAACAGGCTTAAAAGGCTTCTTTAAATATCTTAATAAAACATCCGACAGTGTGAAACCCATTCAGTTATCAACTCAAGATGAGTTAGGTCGAATGGCCGCAGCAGTGAATGAAAATATTGTATTGGTTCAAAAAAATTTAGATGAAGATGCCAAATTGATTAACACCACTATTGACGTACTGGGTAAATTTCAAGAAGGAGATTTATCACAACGATTGAATGTGCAAGTAAGTAACCCCTCACTTGTTAAACTGCAATCCGTGTTAAACAATATGGCACAAAACCTTGAAGAGAATATTGACAATGTATTGGTGGTTTTAGAAAAATATACGAAATATGATTATCGACCTAAAGTCAATATCGTTGGTCTTCAAAAGCATCTTTTAAAATTGGCGCAAAGCGTGAACAATTTGGGCGAGTCAACGACTCAAATGCTCATCCACGATAAAAAGAATGGATTGGCTTTAGAAAAAAGTTCCGCATCCTTGTTAAGCAACGTGGATAATCTCAATGAAAGTGCCAATGAGGCGGCATCAAGTTTAGAAGAAACAGCAGCAGCACTGGAGCAAATGACAGCCAATATCAGAAGCAATACACAAAATATTGCAGAAATGGCAAACTTAGCAAATGAAGTCACAAGCTCTGCAAACAGTGGTGCACGACTGGCAAATGAAACCACAACGGCAATGGAAAACATAGATGAACAAGTTATAGCAATTAATGAAGCCATTACAGTGATTGACCAAATCGCATTTCAAACCAATATCCTATCTCTGAATGCAGCCGTTGAAGCAGCCACTGCAGGTGAAGCAGGTAAAGGCTTTGCTGTGGTTGCACAAGAGGTGAGAAACTTGGCTTCACGAAGTGCAGAAGCCGCTAAAGAGATAAAAAACATGGTTGAAAATGCAACCAATAAAGCCAATCAAGGTAAAAATATAGCTGAAGAGATGATTGATGGATATAAACACTTGAATGAACGTATCTCTCACACCATTGAGTTGATTAAAGATGTGGAGAATTCAAGTAAAGAGCAGTTATCAGGAATTGAACAAATCAATTCAGCAGTTTCACAACTTGATCTTCAAACGCAAGAGAATGCAGCCATTGCATCAGGAACCAAAGAGATTGCAATGTCAACCGATGAGATGGCAAAACTGATTGTTTATCATGCCAACAAAAAAGAGTTTGATGGCAAAGATGAGATAAAATCTGAAGAGGAGTAA
- the nirD gene encoding nitrite reductase small subunit NirD: MGTWIKIIEVENIPSMGARKVVIANEEIALFKTRDELIFAVKNECPHKKGQLSEGLVHEHIITCPLHNLDINLENGVALEEGAGCVKPYETKIEEGMVYIQF, translated from the coding sequence ATGGGAACTTGGATTAAAATAATAGAAGTTGAAAACATTCCTTCAATGGGTGCGCGAAAAGTTGTGATTGCAAATGAAGAGATTGCACTCTTTAAAACACGAGATGAATTGATCTTTGCTGTGAAAAATGAGTGTCCACATAAAAAGGGACAACTCAGCGAAGGGTTGGTGCATGAACATATCATTACGTGTCCTTTACATAATTTGGATATCAATTTAGAAAATGGTGTTGCTTTAGAGGAGGGTGCGGGGTGTGTTAAGCCTTATGAAACAAAAATTGAAGAGGGAATGGTCTATATCCAGTTTTAA
- a CDS encoding TonB-dependent copper receptor, giving the protein MKKKRIILCLSLCASLLLAQEKTAESKETTVLEKIQVVSIVESENPLKVIADPKNPIQPIPASDGADFLKNIPGFSVKRKGGTDGDPILRGMSGSKLGIFSDGQEIYGGCGGRMDPPTAYIFPETYDSVVITKGPQTVLVGSGFSAGVVEFKKNPKYYPTPDYDIYSSFKQGSFGRSDQFIDFSGGEPLGYVQLIGTRSHSNDYKDGNGDVVDSEYTRWNTSLTLGYTPSDDTTFEISGSKGDGEAKYADRTMDASKLLRENVALKFIKYNLTNNVEKVEMQVYRNYVDHIMDNYTLRDPSISAMTGKKAYTAMNPDRITVGGNLKVTTAIPSLLLTNISGVDFKKDEHRARSAMMKTSASLADSAMFSASRQTDFDFSQMGFFNESTIDINEDNRIIAGIRLDKHEVTDKRTKLGMLIYNNPNYNQTEKDTLTSGFIRYEKDIPEYGLNTYIGFGHAERFADYWERTKYNLEGITNANKTDPNAITSQDTPEPEKTNQIDIGASWATGDFTTSISMFYSKVNDYILNRWFDENGNQMTVPYGMGTTTYTSVYNIDATIYGGELSASYKISNDYKIVGSLTHVVGKNDTDDKPLAQQPPLEGKLSVMYDDGKYSAGILARFISKQDRYDVGAGSIVMNGVDKGETPGASIFSINGGYKYNKNVSLSLGVDNLFDKAYMEHLSNSNVSSATTFMAQERIYEPGRNIWFELKMTF; this is encoded by the coding sequence GTGAAGAAGAAGAGGATTATTTTATGTTTATCTTTATGTGCAAGTTTACTCTTAGCCCAAGAGAAAACTGCTGAAAGTAAAGAGACGACTGTTTTAGAAAAAATACAAGTTGTCTCTATTGTGGAATCTGAAAATCCATTAAAAGTAATAGCGGATCCTAAAAACCCGATTCAACCTATTCCTGCGAGTGATGGGGCGGATTTTTTGAAAAATATACCCGGTTTTTCTGTTAAAAGAAAAGGTGGAACAGATGGTGATCCAATATTAAGAGGAATGTCTGGTTCTAAACTTGGAATATTTTCTGACGGTCAAGAGATATATGGGGGATGTGGAGGGAGAATGGATCCACCTACAGCATATATTTTCCCTGAGACTTATGACAGTGTCGTTATTACCAAAGGTCCTCAAACGGTATTGGTAGGTTCTGGGTTTTCTGCTGGGGTAGTTGAATTTAAAAAAAATCCCAAATATTATCCGACTCCCGATTATGATATATACTCTTCTTTTAAACAAGGAAGTTTTGGGAGAAGTGATCAATTTATTGATTTTAGTGGCGGAGAACCGTTAGGATATGTTCAATTAATAGGAACACGTTCACATTCAAATGATTATAAAGATGGTAACGGGGATGTTGTAGATTCAGAATACACAAGATGGAATACAAGCCTTACTTTAGGATATACCCCTTCAGATGATACTACATTTGAAATCTCAGGTTCAAAAGGTGACGGTGAAGCCAAATATGCGGATAGAACGATGGATGCATCGAAGTTACTCAGAGAGAATGTTGCACTCAAATTCATAAAATATAATTTAACAAACAATGTAGAAAAAGTTGAAATGCAAGTTTATAGAAACTATGTTGACCATATCATGGACAATTATACATTAAGAGACCCTTCTATCAGTGCGATGACAGGGAAAAAAGCATATACCGCTATGAATCCCGATAGAATCACTGTTGGAGGAAATCTCAAAGTTACGACTGCCATCCCTTCTCTTTTATTAACCAATATATCAGGTGTTGATTTTAAAAAAGATGAACACAGAGCAAGAAGTGCTATGATGAAAACATCTGCTTCTTTAGCAGACAGTGCCATGTTTTCTGCATCAAGACAAACTGATTTTGACTTTTCACAAATGGGCTTTTTTAATGAGTCCACCATTGATATCAATGAAGATAATAGAATCATTGCTGGAATCAGACTGGACAAACATGAAGTAACAGATAAAAGAACAAAATTGGGAATGCTGATTTATAATAATCCCAATTATAATCAAACAGAAAAAGATACTTTAACAAGTGGATTTATAAGATATGAAAAAGATATTCCAGAGTATGGATTGAATACCTATATTGGATTTGGACATGCAGAACGATTTGCTGATTATTGGGAAAGAACAAAATATAACCTTGAAGGCATCACCAATGCAAACAAAACAGATCCAAACGCCATCACTTCACAAGATACGCCTGAACCAGAAAAAACAAATCAAATTGATATTGGAGCCAGTTGGGCAACGGGTGATTTCACAACATCCATTTCTATGTTTTATAGTAAAGTCAATGACTATATTTTAAACCGATGGTTTGATGAAAATGGAAATCAAATGACGGTTCCTTATGGCATGGGCACCACAACATATACAAGTGTATATAATATTGATGCAACCATTTATGGTGGTGAATTAAGTGCAAGTTATAAAATATCAAATGACTATAAAATCGTAGGATCATTAACCCATGTGGTGGGGAAAAATGACACAGATGATAAACCTTTAGCACAACAACCACCACTTGAAGGTAAACTCTCTGTTATGTATGATGATGGAAAATATTCAGCTGGAATTCTCGCAAGATTTATCTCAAAACAAGACAGATATGATGTTGGAGCGGGGAGCATTGTTATGAACGGTGTTGATAAAGGTGAAACACCCGGTGCTTCAATTTTCTCTATCAATGGTGGCTATAAATATAATAAAAATGTTTCACTCTCTTTGGGAGTTGATAATTTATTTGACAAAGCATATATGGAACACTTAAGTAATTCAAATGTTTCAAGTGCCACAACTTTTATGGCTCAAGAAAGAATATATGAACCAGGTAGAAATATTTGGTTTGAATTGAAAATGACATTCTAA
- a CDS encoding EAL domain-containing protein, translated as MSKNLISNQKLIFRIISLLLAVSIILILVSSIYIKQTALTRLAQDDAKKTSELIFEIMNTKMQEGWAKEDLKSILSRLEHIREGLTVHSYRSALVEEILGKNEADSIVVKNDKAIQKAMQGEEQFIVEKDGSIRYIYPIHVNQECITCHYNTKVGDINGVLDITYPPSEIKISLNELTYWFIAFFILFILIFFYIFYLVVNKKIISPIVGFTQTIKELTKEKNLEKKANVQTNIEEIQTLQTSFNKLLSTIKYYYEKLLENLYHDSLTSLGNMNKLQQDLPQYPKAPLAIMSIDSFREFNNFYGIKVGDFIIKDLAKFLKKQQLDGVQLYRLYGDEFALLFTNNTTVEECNDLITKISQHEFKYKNINIYIQVTMGIVFIAEKRRIEKATIALKNAKKHKKSLRLFKESILLQEEYEQHIKWTQYLKDAIEQNNIVPVFQPIKAVGSENIKKYECLARVLKDGHYHVPFEFLEVAKKAKLYPNITQIMIEKTFEYFSTRKELEFSINYSIDDIQNPQTTGKLFSLLEQYELGDRLIIELLETEEINDFIVLNNFITRAKKYKVRIAIDDFGSGYSNFSYLINMNIDYLKIDSSLIEKIDVSHDSLRVVKTIIAFAKELHLQTIAEKVHSAQIESILLDLGVDYLQGYHIGKPEPEVLAVKE; from the coding sequence TTGAGTAAAAATCTCATTTCAAACCAAAAACTGATATTTCGTATCATCTCACTGCTTTTAGCTGTTAGTATTATTCTTATCCTTGTTTCAAGTATTTATATCAAACAAACAGCATTGACTCGATTGGCACAAGACGATGCTAAAAAAACGAGTGAACTTATTTTTGAAATCATGAATACCAAGATGCAAGAAGGCTGGGCTAAAGAGGATTTAAAATCCATTTTAAGTCGTTTGGAACATATTCGAGAAGGCTTGACCGTTCACTCCTACAGAAGTGCATTGGTTGAAGAAATTTTAGGGAAGAATGAAGCGGATTCAATTGTTGTAAAAAATGATAAAGCCATCCAAAAAGCGATGCAAGGTGAAGAACAATTTATTGTAGAAAAAGATGGCTCCATTCGATACATCTATCCCATTCACGTGAACCAAGAGTGTATCACCTGTCATTATAATACCAAAGTTGGTGATATCAATGGGGTGTTAGATATTACGTATCCACCAAGTGAAATTAAAATTTCACTCAATGAACTGACCTATTGGTTCATTGCTTTTTTTATTCTTTTTATTTTAATCTTTTTTTATATTTTCTATTTGGTGGTCAATAAAAAAATCATCAGCCCTATTGTGGGATTTACCCAAACCATCAAAGAGCTAACCAAAGAGAAGAATTTAGAGAAAAAAGCCAATGTACAAACCAATATCGAAGAGATTCAAACCTTGCAGACCTCTTTTAATAAACTGCTTTCAACCATTAAATACTATTATGAGAAACTTTTAGAGAACCTCTATCATGACTCCTTGACCTCATTGGGCAACATGAATAAACTGCAACAAGACTTACCTCAATATCCCAAAGCACCTTTGGCCATTATGAGTATTGACAGCTTCAGAGAGTTTAATAACTTCTACGGTATTAAAGTGGGCGATTTCATCATCAAAGATTTGGCAAAGTTCTTAAAAAAACAGCAACTGGATGGAGTTCAACTTTACCGACTCTATGGGGATGAATTTGCCTTATTGTTTACAAATAATACCACCGTTGAAGAGTGTAATGACCTCATTACTAAAATTTCACAGCATGAGTTTAAATACAAAAACATCAATATCTATATTCAAGTGACAATGGGAATTGTATTTATTGCCGAAAAACGAAGAATTGAGAAAGCCACCATTGCTCTTAAAAATGCGAAAAAACATAAAAAAAGTTTGCGTCTGTTTAAAGAGTCTATCTTGCTTCAAGAGGAATATGAACAACACATCAAATGGACACAATACCTCAAAGATGCGATTGAACAAAACAACATTGTGCCCGTCTTTCAACCCATTAAAGCTGTAGGCAGTGAAAACATTAAAAAATATGAGTGTTTGGCAAGAGTTTTAAAAGATGGGCACTATCATGTTCCTTTTGAGTTTTTAGAAGTGGCTAAAAAAGCGAAACTTTATCCCAACATCACTCAAATCATGATAGAAAAGACCTTCGAGTATTTCAGTACAAGAAAAGAGTTGGAGTTTTCTATTAACTACTCAATTGATGATATACAAAACCCTCAAACCACAGGAAAACTTTTCAGTTTACTCGAACAATATGAACTGGGTGATCGTTTGATCATTGAACTGCTTGAAACTGAAGAGATTAATGACTTTATTGTGTTAAACAACTTTATTACACGTGCGAAAAAATACAAGGTGCGTATTGCTATTGATGACTTTGGCAGTGGTTACTCTAATTTCTCATATTTAATCAATATGAACATCGATTATCTGAAAATTGACAGTTCACTCATTGAAAAAATTGATGTCTCACACGATTCACTTCGAGTGGTTAAAACCATCATTGCATTTGCCAAAGAATTACACCTTCAAACCATTGCAGAAAAAGTACACTCAGCACAAATTGAATCGATTTTATTGGATTTAGGTGTGGATTATTTACAAGGATATCATATCGGAAAACCTGAACCTGAAGTGCTTGCAGTTAAAGAATAA